One genomic window of Mus musculus strain C57BL/6J chromosome 4, GRCm38.p6 C57BL/6J includes the following:
- the Psmb2 gene encoding proteasome subunit beta type-2 isoform X1: protein MEYLIGIQGPDYVLVASDRVAASNIVQMKDGYELSPTAAANFTRRNLADCLRSRTPYHVNLLLAGYDEHEGPALYYMDYLAALAKAPFAAHGYGAFLTLSILDRYYTPTISRERAVELLRKCLEELQKRFILNLPTFSVRVIDKDGIHNLENIAFPKRDS from the exons ATGGAGTACCTCATTGGCATCCAGGGCCCAGACTATGTCCTCGTCGCTTCCGACCGAGTGGCCGCCAGCAATATTGTCCAGATGAAGGACG GATATGAATTGTCTCCCACAGCAGCAGCTAACTTCACACGGCGGAACCTGGCTGACTGTCTTCGGAGTCGG ACCCCATATCATGtgaacctcctcctggctggCTATGACGAGCATGAAGGGCCAGCCCTTTACTACATGGACTACCTGGCAGCCTTGGCTAAGGCTCCTTTTGCAGCTCATGGCTATGGTGCCTTTCTGACTCTCAGCATCCTTGACCGATACTACACACCTA ccATCTCACGTGAGAGGGCAGTGGAGCTTCTTAGGAAGTGTCTGGAGGAG CTCCAGAAGCGCTTCATCTTGAATCTGCCCACCTTCAGTGTCCGGGTCATTGACAAAGATGGCATCCACAATCTGGAGAACATTGCCTTCCCTAAGCGGGACTCCTAA
- the Psmb2 gene encoding proteasome subunit beta type-2 has product MEYLIGIQGPDYVLVASDRVAASNIVQMKDDHDKMFKMSEKILLLCVGEAGDTVQFAEYIQKNVQLYKMRNGYELSPTAAANFTRRNLADCLRSRTPYHVNLLLAGYDEHEGPALYYMDYLAALAKAPFAAHGYGAFLTLSILDRYYTPTISRERAVELLRKCLEELQKRFILNLPTFSVRVIDKDGIHNLENIAFPKRDS; this is encoded by the exons ATGGAGTACCTCATTGGCATCCAGGGCCCAGACTATGTCCTCGTCGCTTCCGACCGAGTGGCCGCCAGCAATATTGTCCAGATGAAGGACG ATCATGACAAGATGTTTAAGATGAGTGAAAAAATCTTACTCCTATGTGTTGGAGAGGCTGGAGACACTGTACAGTTTGCAGAATATATCCAGAAAAACGTGCAACTTTATAAAATGCGGAATG GATATGAATTGTCTCCCACAGCAGCAGCTAACTTCACACGGCGGAACCTGGCTGACTGTCTTCGGAGTCGG ACCCCATATCATGtgaacctcctcctggctggCTATGACGAGCATGAAGGGCCAGCCCTTTACTACATGGACTACCTGGCAGCCTTGGCTAAGGCTCCTTTTGCAGCTCATGGCTATGGTGCCTTTCTGACTCTCAGCATCCTTGACCGATACTACACACCTA ccATCTCACGTGAGAGGGCAGTGGAGCTTCTTAGGAAGTGTCTGGAGGAG CTCCAGAAGCGCTTCATCTTGAATCTGCCCACCTTCAGTGTCCGGGTCATTGACAAAGATGGCATCCACAATCTGGAGAACATTGCCTTCCCTAAGCGGGACTCCTAA